A stretch of Bacillus pseudomycoides DNA encodes these proteins:
- the panB gene encoding 3-methyl-2-oxobutanoate hydroxymethyltransferase, whose product MKTTTDFLKMKEKGEPITMLTAYDYPSAKLSEEAEVDMILVGDSLGMVVLGYDSTIPVTVDDMIHHTKAVRRGAKETFIVTDMPFMSYHVSLQETMHNARRIVQESGAHAVKVEGAGEVVSIIHYLTNAGIPVVAHLGLTPQSVGVLGGYKVQGKDVESAKKLLEDAKKCEEAGAIAIVLECVPMQLAKMVSDELVIPTIGIGAGKDVDGQVLVYHDLISYGVSRVPKFVKQYTSVQEEIVRGITQYVAEVKTGQFPEEKHSFTMKEEEYVALYGGKQ is encoded by the coding sequence TTGAAAACGACAACGGATTTTTTGAAAATGAAAGAGAAAGGTGAGCCGATCACGATGCTCACGGCGTATGACTATCCATCTGCAAAGCTTTCAGAAGAAGCTGAAGTTGATATGATTTTAGTAGGAGATTCGCTTGGAATGGTTGTACTTGGATACGATTCAACAATTCCAGTGACGGTAGATGATATGATTCATCATACGAAAGCAGTACGCCGCGGAGCAAAGGAGACTTTTATTGTAACGGATATGCCGTTTATGTCTTACCATGTATCACTGCAAGAAACGATGCACAATGCGCGCCGTATTGTACAAGAAAGCGGAGCGCATGCAGTGAAAGTAGAAGGTGCAGGCGAAGTTGTATCGATTATTCATTATTTAACAAATGCTGGAATTCCTGTTGTGGCACACCTTGGCTTAACACCACAATCTGTTGGGGTATTAGGTGGATATAAAGTGCAAGGGAAAGATGTTGAGAGTGCAAAGAAATTATTGGAAGATGCGAAGAAATGTGAAGAAGCGGGAGCGATAGCAATTGTATTAGAATGTGTACCAATGCAGTTAGCGAAGATGGTATCAGATGAGCTAGTAATTCCTACAATTGGAATTGGTGCAGGAAAAGATGTGGATGGTCAAGTACTTGTTTATCATGATTTAATCTCGTATGGAGTAAGCCGAGTTCCGAAATTTGTGAAGCAATATACCTCAGTTCAAGAAGAGATTGTACGCGGAATCACGCAATATGTTGCTGAAGTGAAAACAGGGCAATTTCCGGAAGAGAAACACTCATTCACAATGAAAGAGGAAGAGTATGTAGCATTATACGGGGGAAAACAATGA
- the panC gene encoding pantoate--beta-alanine ligase, translating to MKIITTVLEMQQVASEIRASGKEIGFVPTMGYLHEGHATLLRQARKENEVVILSVFVNPLQFGPNEDLDRYPRDIDRDERVAKEAGVDYLFYPSVEEMYPAEQTTKVEVVKRTDVLCGKQRPVHFAGVATVLMKLFNITLPNRAYFGMKDAQQVAVIQGFVHDFNIPVTIVPVDIVREEDGLARSSRNVYLSEKEREEAPNLYRSLCIAKEQIEEGERDPKVVTSLVKEYIEKHTQGIVDYADIYAYPTLTELEMIQGRIILAIAVKFENARLIDNLTLTVK from the coding sequence ATGAAGATTATAACGACAGTACTAGAGATGCAGCAAGTTGCAAGTGAAATTCGTGCAAGTGGGAAGGAAATTGGCTTTGTTCCAACAATGGGCTATTTACATGAAGGACATGCGACTTTATTGCGTCAAGCAAGAAAAGAAAATGAAGTTGTTATTTTAAGTGTATTTGTAAATCCATTGCAATTTGGACCAAATGAAGATTTAGATCGTTATCCAAGGGATATTGATAGAGATGAAAGAGTAGCAAAAGAAGCTGGTGTTGACTACTTATTTTATCCGAGTGTAGAAGAAATGTATCCAGCAGAACAGACAACAAAAGTGGAAGTTGTAAAACGGACTGATGTGTTATGTGGAAAGCAACGACCAGTACATTTCGCAGGTGTTGCGACTGTATTGATGAAGCTATTTAACATTACATTACCAAATCGTGCCTATTTCGGTATGAAAGACGCACAACAAGTAGCTGTTATCCAAGGATTTGTACATGATTTTAATATTCCAGTTACAATTGTGCCTGTTGATATTGTTAGGGAAGAAGATGGATTAGCAAGAAGTTCACGCAATGTATATTTATCAGAAAAGGAACGCGAGGAAGCACCGAATCTATATCGTAGTTTATGTATAGCGAAAGAACAGATTGAAGAGGGAGAACGTGATCCAAAGGTTGTTACAAGTCTTGTGAAGGAATATATTGAAAAACATACACAAGGAATTGTTGATTATGCGGATATATATGCGTATCCAACTTTAACAGAATTAGAAATGATTCAAGGAAGAATTATTCTTGCTATTGCAGTTAAGTTTGAGAATGCACGATTAATTGATAATCTGACATTAACGGTTAAATAA
- the panD gene encoding aspartate 1-decarboxylase translates to MFRTMMRAKLHRATVTEANLNYVGSITIDEDLMDAVEIVENEKVQIVNNNNGARLETYVIKGERGSGVVCLNGAAARLVQPGDKVIIICYGLVAGEEVYKQVPKIAVLDDNNQIIEMLGAEKAGTIL, encoded by the coding sequence ATGTTTCGCACAATGATGAGAGCGAAGTTACACCGAGCTACTGTAACAGAAGCAAATTTAAATTATGTAGGTAGTATTACAATTGATGAAGATTTAATGGATGCAGTGGAGATTGTAGAAAATGAAAAAGTACAAATTGTGAATAATAACAATGGTGCTCGTTTAGAGACGTATGTAATTAAAGGAGAGCGCGGCAGTGGTGTTGTTTGTTTAAATGGTGCCGCTGCAAGGCTTGTACAACCTGGAGATAAAGTGATTATTATTTGTTACGGTCTCGTAGCGGGAGAAGAAGTATATAAACAAGTACCCAAAATTGCGGTGTTAGATGATAACAATCAAATTATTGAAATGTTAGGTGCTGAAAAAGCAGGTACAATTTTATAA
- the dinG gene encoding ATP-dependent DNA helicase DinG encodes MSKRYVIVDLETTGNSWKDGKDRITQIAAVVVEDGEILEIFSSFVNPKREIPPFITELTGIDEDLVKQAPLFCDVAPMIVELLQGAYFVAHNVHFDWNFLKEELKQAGYGEVNCQKIDTVELAQILLPTADSYKLRDLAKKHELEHDQPHRADSDALVTAELFLQFLNQLEQLPLVTLQSLYELSDVFQSDIANIISENILNKVMLGTEYEKEYEIYRNIALRKRNYSLEIGEDCSSKFDAFLHKSMEQLELKMPTFEKRESQQRMMKEIYTALRDSRFSLIEAGTGTGKTLAYLLPSIYFAKKKEETVVISTQTVQLQQQMIEKEIPLLQNILPFPFEVALLKGRKHYLCLHKFEYALQEEEKNYDAALTKAKILVWLLQTETGDRDELNIPEGGKLLWDRICSDTYSPGAMQSNWFSRCFYQRAKNKALFADIVITNHALLFQDFISEDPLLASCEHIIFDEAHHIEETATRTLGEQFSCMYFQLILSRFGTLETDDVLSKVYEMVKKSHHSSRSTFRMVSHRLKEIKFDADELFQMLRAFIFQQTKQEKGANNMPLIYRYNTGQEDGKLWRSIVELTNRFVYGLRKILIALEKQADVLQSKVEWEVQVITGEFMHLIELLRKMVDSLQLLILEKTTCVTWMETETKGTIHSTVLYAQPVHIGERFADEFLAKKRSVIFTSATLTVNDTFDYMREQLGLYDFAPDTLTVPSPFHYEEQVKLMVPIDVPLIKQVSEDVYIREISHHITKIAKATNGRMLILFTSYDMLKETYTNLKQAEELDDFVLLTQSVHNRSRSRLVRKFQEFDKSILLGTSSFWEGIDIPGDALSCLVIVRLPFTPPNQPMMEAKSEWIRNKGEDVFTKLALPQAILRFKQGFGRLIRTMTDTGTVFVLDRRLTNSFYGKRFMQSIPKVPLYEGTLEELLDRLEE; translated from the coding sequence ATGAGTAAGCGTTATGTCATTGTCGATTTAGAGACGACAGGGAACTCCTGGAAAGATGGGAAGGACAGAATTACACAAATTGCAGCTGTTGTAGTAGAAGATGGAGAGATACTGGAGATTTTTTCATCTTTTGTTAACCCGAAGAGAGAGATTCCCCCATTTATTACAGAATTAACAGGGATTGATGAAGATCTCGTGAAACAAGCCCCGCTATTTTGCGATGTAGCGCCGATGATAGTCGAACTATTACAGGGTGCCTATTTTGTTGCACATAACGTTCACTTTGATTGGAATTTTTTGAAAGAAGAATTAAAACAAGCTGGATATGGGGAAGTGAACTGCCAAAAAATTGATACGGTCGAATTGGCACAAATCTTATTACCGACAGCTGATAGCTATAAATTGCGTGATTTAGCAAAAAAACATGAATTAGAACATGATCAACCGCATCGTGCGGATAGTGATGCTCTTGTGACAGCAGAATTATTTTTACAATTTCTAAATCAATTAGAACAATTACCGCTTGTCACATTACAATCTTTATATGAGCTAAGTGATGTATTTCAAAGTGATATAGCAAATATCATTTCAGAAAATATTTTAAATAAAGTGATGCTTGGTACAGAATACGAAAAGGAATATGAAATATATCGAAATATTGCGCTTCGAAAACGAAATTATTCATTAGAAATTGGTGAGGATTGTTCATCTAAATTTGATGCTTTTTTACACAAGTCAATGGAGCAGCTTGAGCTGAAGATGCCAACTTTTGAAAAAAGAGAAAGTCAACAACGAATGATGAAGGAAATATATACGGCATTAAGAGATTCTCGTTTTTCATTGATTGAAGCAGGAACAGGGACAGGGAAAACACTGGCTTATTTGCTTCCAAGTATTTATTTTGCAAAGAAAAAAGAAGAGACGGTTGTGATTAGTACGCAAACGGTACAATTGCAACAACAAATGATTGAAAAGGAAATTCCTTTATTGCAAAATATATTACCATTTCCATTCGAAGTGGCTCTCTTAAAAGGAAGAAAACACTACCTTTGCTTACATAAATTTGAATATGCATTGCAAGAAGAAGAGAAGAACTATGATGCTGCGCTTACGAAAGCAAAAATTTTAGTATGGTTACTGCAAACGGAGACTGGTGATCGTGACGAGCTGAATATCCCAGAAGGCGGGAAGTTACTGTGGGATCGTATTTGTAGCGATACATATAGCCCAGGTGCTATGCAAAGTAATTGGTTTAGTCGCTGTTTTTATCAAAGAGCAAAAAACAAAGCATTATTTGCAGATATTGTTATTACAAATCATGCGCTACTATTTCAAGATTTTATTAGTGAAGATCCACTGTTGGCGTCTTGTGAGCATATTATTTTTGATGAGGCTCATCACATTGAAGAAACAGCGACTAGGACACTTGGAGAGCAGTTTTCATGTATGTATTTTCAATTGATCTTATCGCGCTTTGGTACGTTAGAAACGGATGATGTGCTATCAAAGGTGTATGAAATGGTGAAAAAGTCTCACCATTCGTCACGCTCAACTTTCCGGATGGTGAGTCATAGGTTGAAGGAAATTAAATTCGATGCCGATGAATTATTTCAAATGTTACGTGCATTTATATTTCAGCAAACAAAGCAAGAAAAAGGGGCAAATAATATGCCGCTTATTTATCGATATAATACAGGTCAAGAGGATGGAAAGCTATGGAGAAGTATAGTCGAGTTAACAAATCGCTTTGTATATGGGTTAAGAAAAATACTTATTGCATTAGAGAAACAAGCGGATGTATTACAAAGTAAGGTGGAATGGGAAGTGCAAGTTATTACAGGTGAGTTTATGCATCTTATTGAATTGTTGCGTAAAATGGTTGACTCGTTGCAGCTGCTTATATTAGAAAAAACAACATGTGTAACGTGGATGGAAACGGAAACGAAAGGTACAATTCATTCCACTGTGTTATATGCACAACCTGTCCATATAGGAGAAAGGTTTGCAGATGAGTTTTTAGCAAAAAAACGAAGTGTTATTTTTACTTCAGCGACGTTAACTGTCAATGATACATTTGATTACATGAGGGAACAACTTGGATTATATGACTTTGCACCAGACACATTAACAGTTCCATCGCCGTTTCATTATGAGGAACAAGTAAAATTAATGGTTCCGATAGATGTTCCTCTTATTAAGCAAGTAAGCGAGGATGTGTATATAAGAGAAATATCACATCATATTACAAAGATTGCTAAAGCGACAAATGGGAGAATGCTTATTTTATTTACATCATATGACATGTTAAAGGAAACATATACAAATTTAAAGCAAGCAGAAGAATTAGATGATTTTGTATTATTAACACAAAGTGTTCATAATCGTAGTCGGAGTCGCTTAGTTCGGAAATTTCAAGAGTTTGATAAGTCAATTTTGTTAGGCACAAGTAGTTTTTGGGAGGGCATTGATATTCCTGGAGATGCATTAAGCTGTCTTGTTATTGTTCGGTTGCCGTTTACGCCACCCAATCAGCCGATGATGGAAGCGAAAAGTGAATGGATCCGAAATAAGGGGGAAGATGTATTTACCAAGCTAGCACTTCCACAAGCGATTCTTCGCTTTAAGCAGGGATTTGGTCGGTTAATTCGCACAATGACGGATACTGGAACTGTGTTTGTGTTAGATCGTCGTTTGACCAATTCTTTTTATGGAAAAAGATTTATGCAATCTATTCCAAAAGTTCCTCTTTATGAAGGAACGTTAGAAGAACTACTGGATCGATTAGAAGAATAA
- a CDS encoding YpmA family protein — MEKKIEVLSTTRIKYSSDLYKIVDSLNRTLKEQDLMFGLALDENEKETAVFTIYRT; from the coding sequence ATGGAGAAGAAAATCGAAGTGCTATCAACGACGCGTATTAAATATTCGTCTGATTTATATAAAATTGTTGATAGTTTGAATCGCACTTTAAAAGAACAGGACCTCATGTTCGGGTTGGCATTAGACGAAAACGAAAAAGAAACAGCAGTATTTACGATATACAGAACGTAG
- a CDS encoding DUF5590 domain-containing protein yields MKKWIFAIIIVIVAIGLYGVHVYNATMEKKIPKESKVVEIAKEKAKLTKVKSVDYFNGESSYAVVQGVDEKGEKIIVWVPEKKGDVLVKKQSEGISEKDALQIVAKEQKPKQFLKAKLGAENNVPLWEVTYIDDENRYIYYYLAFQDGKFLKRYSIEK; encoded by the coding sequence ATGAAAAAATGGATTTTTGCCATCATTATCGTTATTGTTGCCATTGGATTATATGGGGTGCATGTTTATAATGCAACAATGGAAAAGAAAATTCCGAAAGAGTCAAAAGTTGTAGAAATTGCAAAAGAAAAAGCAAAGCTTACAAAGGTAAAATCTGTTGATTATTTTAACGGAGAATCTTCATATGCAGTCGTACAGGGTGTAGATGAAAAAGGGGAAAAAATCATTGTTTGGGTACCTGAGAAAAAAGGAGATGTTTTGGTAAAGAAACAGAGCGAAGGTATTTCTGAAAAAGATGCTTTGCAAATTGTTGCTAAAGAGCAAAAACCAAAACAATTCCTGAAAGCAAAATTAGGCGCTGAAAACAATGTACCATTATGGGAAGTTACATATATTGATGATGAAAATCGTTATATTTACTATTATCTTGCATTTCAAGATGGTAAGTTTTTGAAGCGATATAGCATTGAAAAATAG
- the aspB gene encoding aspartate transaminase AspB: protein MKLAKRVAALTPSSTLEITAKAQALKAEGHDVIGLGAGEPDFNTPEHIMDAAHKAMLEGHTKYTPTGGLATLKKEIAQKFTRDQGLAYDPTEIIVCNGAKHALYTLFQVLLDEGDEVIIPTPYWVSYPEQVKLAGGKPVYVEGLEDNQYKIKPEQLREAITEKTRAVIINSPSNPTGMIYSKEELQQLGEVCLEHDIIIVSDEIYEKLVYGGVEYTSIAQLSNALKEQTLIINGVSKSHSMTGWRIGYAAGNKQLIKAMTNLASHSTSNPTSIAQYGAIAAYAGSQEPVEMMRQAFEERLNIIYNKLIQIPGFTCIKPQGAFYLFPNVKEAVTLAGYETVDGWAKALLEEEKVALVPGTGFGAPNNVRLSYATSLEQLEKALERINTFMKSKVQA from the coding sequence ATGAAATTAGCAAAGCGAGTAGCTGCCTTAACACCGTCTTCAACTTTAGAAATTACAGCAAAGGCACAAGCATTAAAAGCTGAAGGACATGATGTAATTGGATTAGGAGCAGGGGAACCTGACTTTAATACACCAGAGCATATTATGGATGCCGCACATAAAGCGATGTTAGAAGGACATACGAAATATACACCGACTGGTGGATTAGCAACATTAAAAAAAGAAATTGCGCAGAAATTTACTCGTGATCAAGGATTAGCGTATGATCCAACTGAAATTATTGTATGTAATGGTGCGAAGCATGCACTTTATACATTGTTCCAAGTGCTGCTTGATGAAGGAGATGAAGTTATCATCCCAACTCCTTATTGGGTAAGTTATCCTGAACAAGTAAAACTTGCTGGTGGTAAGCCAGTTTATGTAGAAGGTCTAGAAGACAATCAGTACAAAATTAAGCCAGAGCAGCTACGCGAGGCAATTACGGAGAAAACGAGAGCTGTTATTATTAATTCACCGAGCAACCCAACAGGGATGATTTACAGTAAAGAAGAATTACAGCAGCTTGGAGAAGTATGTTTAGAACACGACATTATAATCGTTTCTGATGAAATTTATGAGAAATTGGTTTATGGTGGCGTGGAATATACTTCAATTGCCCAGCTTTCTAATGCATTAAAAGAACAAACACTTATTATTAATGGTGTGTCTAAATCGCATTCTATGACAGGATGGCGTATTGGCTATGCAGCAGGAAATAAGCAGCTTATTAAAGCGATGACAAACTTAGCAAGTCATAGTACGTCAAACCCTACTTCAATTGCTCAATACGGCGCAATTGCTGCGTATGCTGGGTCACAAGAGCCTGTAGAAATGATGCGTCAAGCATTTGAAGAACGATTAAACATTATTTATAATAAATTAATTCAAATTCCTGGTTTCACTTGTATTAAACCACAAGGTGCATTTTATTTATTCCCGAACGTAAAAGAAGCTGTAACGTTAGCTGGATATGAAACAGTAGATGGGTGGGCAAAAGCGTTGTTAGAAGAAGAGAAAGTAGCTCTTGTTCCAGGAACAGGATTCGGCGCACCAAATAATGTTCGTTTATCTTATGCGACATCTCTTGAACAATTAGAGAAAGCGTTAGAGCGAATTAATACGTTTATGAAAAGTAAAGTACAGGCTTAA
- the dnaD gene encoding DNA replication protein DnaD: MKKKMMLQWFEQGSIAIPKLLMMQYKKLGLNEMEFMVVLHVHTFLESGNSFPTPSEIAERMTITEMKCMEIIQALIQKGFLALEGSQKSEAMMCESYSLQPLWEKILYFLMNETIEEEKEEQKQLQVNLYTIFEREFGRPLSPFECETLAMWQDQDQHHPNLIQAALRESVMSGKLNFRYIDRILFEWKKNGIKTVDQAQDQGRKFRANQHRSQQVVKQETKYTGKVPFYNWLEQ; encoded by the coding sequence ATGAAGAAAAAAATGATGTTACAATGGTTTGAACAAGGGAGCATTGCAATTCCCAAATTGCTTATGATGCAATATAAAAAATTAGGGTTAAATGAGATGGAATTTATGGTGGTACTCCATGTGCATACTTTTTTAGAGTCGGGTAATTCTTTTCCAACTCCTTCAGAAATTGCAGAACGAATGACAATAACGGAAATGAAATGTATGGAAATCATTCAAGCGTTAATTCAAAAAGGTTTTTTAGCATTAGAAGGTAGTCAAAAATCTGAAGCGATGATGTGTGAAAGTTATTCATTACAGCCACTTTGGGAAAAAATCTTGTATTTTTTAATGAACGAAACAATAGAGGAAGAAAAAGAAGAACAAAAACAACTTCAAGTAAATTTATATACAATTTTTGAACGGGAATTTGGTAGACCATTATCGCCTTTTGAATGTGAAACATTAGCGATGTGGCAAGATCAGGATCAACATCATCCGAATTTAATTCAAGCAGCTCTTCGAGAGTCGGTAATGAGTGGAAAACTTAATTTTCGATATATTGATCGTATTCTCTTTGAATGGAAAAAGAATGGAATTAAGACGGTTGATCAAGCACAAGATCAAGGTCGGAAATTTAGAGCAAATCAACACCGTTCACAGCAAGTAGTAAAACAAGAGACAAAATATACAGGGAAAGTGCCCTTTTATAATTGGCTTGAGCAGTAA
- the nth gene encoding endonuclease III encodes MLNKTQIRYCLDTMADMYPEAHCELNHDNPFELVIAVALSAQCTDVLVNKVTKSLFQKYKTPEDYLNVSLEELQQDIRSIGLYRNKAKNIQKLCRMLLEDYNGEVPQDRDELTKLPGVGRKTANVVVSVAFSIPAIAVDTHVERVSKRLAICRWKDSVLEVEKTLMKKVPMEEWGVTHHRMIFFGRYHCKAQRPQCEECPLLEVCREGKKRMKGK; translated from the coding sequence ATGTTAAATAAGACACAAATTCGTTATTGCTTAGATACAATGGCAGACATGTATCCAGAAGCACATTGTGAATTAAATCATGATAATCCATTTGAACTTGTAATTGCGGTTGCGTTATCCGCACAATGTACAGATGTCCTTGTAAATAAAGTAACGAAAAGTTTATTTCAAAAATATAAGACACCCGAAGATTATTTAAATGTGTCTTTAGAAGAGTTGCAACAAGATATTCGTTCAATTGGGTTGTACCGAAACAAAGCGAAAAATATTCAAAAGTTATGCCGAATGTTGCTTGAGGACTATAATGGAGAGGTACCACAAGATCGTGATGAACTAACAAAACTACCAGGAGTCGGTAGGAAAACTGCAAATGTAGTTGTTTCTGTAGCATTTAGTATCCCAGCTATCGCTGTCGATACACATGTGGAACGGGTGAGTAAACGCTTAGCTATTTGCCGTTGGAAAGATTCCGTTCTAGAGGTAGAGAAAACACTAATGAAGAAAGTACCGATGGAAGAGTGGGGAGTTACGCATCACCGCATGATTTTCTTTGGACGTTATCATTGCAAGGCACAGCGGCCGCAATGTGAAGAATGTCCGCTATTAGAAGTGTGTCGCGAAGGTAAGAAGCGAATGAAGGGGAAATAA
- a CDS encoding YpoC family protein, giving the protein MEQVVQVPDEFQCNPFFEEDIDKIIYHKDQSFIQLLESHYFLFDIEKQYEPWNEIEMGIPAVLDIWKDKKEDISIFFRDRKRNEAKRPMIHFAAHLLSSLYWLNGKPVSGLKDIKNKIDELQIKPINFMERYSFITEQPNHYHSYIQLAQLYVEIEKLYAKKIIQKKKSPSR; this is encoded by the coding sequence ATGGAACAAGTTGTACAAGTACCGGATGAGTTTCAATGTAATCCTTTTTTTGAAGAGGATATAGACAAGATTATCTATCATAAAGATCAATCTTTTATACAGTTGCTAGAAAGCCATTATTTCTTATTTGATATAGAAAAACAATATGAGCCATGGAATGAAATAGAAATGGGAATTCCAGCTGTATTAGATATATGGAAAGACAAAAAAGAGGATATCTCGATATTTTTTCGGGATCGAAAGCGAAATGAAGCAAAAAGGCCAATGATTCACTTTGCAGCTCATTTATTATCGAGTTTATATTGGTTAAACGGAAAACCAGTGTCAGGGTTAAAGGATATTAAAAACAAGATTGATGAGCTACAAATAAAACCGATTAACTTTATGGAACGTTATTCATTTATTACAGAGCAACCAAATCATTATCATTCCTATATTCAATTGGCACAGTTGTATGTAGAAATAGAAAAGTTGTATGCAAAAAAGATAATACAAAAAAAGAAGTCACCATCTCGTTAG